The following are from one region of the Candidatus Woesearchaeota archaeon genome:
- a CDS encoding GTP-binding protein, with translation MLKALRGLVNKVFRNLFKNRKDIKLGLYGPPNGGKTTLANKICKDWLGEEMGSVSSVAHETREIQIKEQVTIKSKGKELTFNLVDTPGIATRIDYEDFLKAKMSEDEAKKRAKEATKGVIDAIKWLDDMDCVIVVLDATKDPYSQVNITILGNLEARKVPVLIVANKIDLKKADIKKVQAAFPQYEVIGISAKYGKNIEEFYEKLFELTKQ, from the coding sequence ATGCTCAAAGCGTTACGCGGCCTGGTTAATAAAGTCTTCAGAAATCTCTTTAAAAACAGAAAAGACATCAAACTCGGCCTCTACGGCCCCCCTAACGGAGGGAAAACCACCCTCGCCAACAAGATCTGCAAAGACTGGCTTGGGGAAGAGATGGGCAGCGTCTCGAGCGTCGCCCACGAGACCCGCGAAATACAAATCAAGGAGCAAGTCACCATTAAGAGCAAGGGCAAAGAACTCACGTTCAACCTCGTCGACACGCCGGGCATTGCCACCCGCATTGATTACGAAGACTTCCTCAAAGCAAAGATGAGTGAAGACGAGGCCAAAAAGCGCGCCAAGGAAGCAACCAAGGGCGTCATTGACGCCATCAAGTGGCTCGACGACATGGACTGCGTCATCGTCGTCCTCGACGCGACAAAAGACCCCTACTCCCAAGTTAACATCACCATCCTCGGAAACTTGGAGGCAAGAAAAGTCCCGGTCCTTATCGTCGCCAACAAAATCGACCTCAAAAAAGCAGACATCAAAAAAGTCCAGGCGGCCTTCCCACAATACGAGGTCATCGGCATCTCAGCAAAATACGGAAAAAACATCGAGGAGTTCTACGAAAAACTCTTCGAACTCACAAAACAATAA
- a CDS encoding DUF2073 domain-containing protein, whose protein sequence is MITLQFIPHVEIERLSSADRISKLLHSVKESKIVLLEGRLKPHEEAELIRKTMEEIDDSFKGIELSVIYPERKDDPIIKRLRNTLVNLLLGNRTGFTIIGPAKIVKKIKQDPDKIQLITEDSVQRGSKKK, encoded by the coding sequence ATGATAACCCTCCAGTTCATCCCTCACGTCGAAATTGAACGCCTCAGCTCAGCAGATCGTATCAGCAAGCTCCTCCACTCCGTTAAGGAAAGCAAAATCGTCCTGCTCGAAGGCAGGCTCAAGCCCCACGAAGAAGCAGAACTCATCAGGAAAACCATGGAGGAAATCGACGACAGCTTCAAAGGAATCGAACTCAGCGTCATTTATCCTGAACGAAAAGACGACCCCATCATCAAGCGCCTTCGCAACACCCTCGTCAACCTCCTCTTAGGAAACCGCACCGGCTTTACCATCATCGGCCCTGCAAAAATCGTCAAGAAAATCAAGCAAGACCCTGACAAAATCCAGCTCATCACTGAAGACTCTGTCCAGCGAGGATCAAAGAAAAAATAG